The Trichosurus vulpecula isolate mTriVul1 chromosome 4, mTriVul1.pri, whole genome shotgun sequence genome contains a region encoding:
- the LOC118848143 gene encoding 60S ribosomal protein L37a produces the protein MAKRTKKVGIVGKYGTRYGASLRKMVKKIEISQHAKYTCSFCGKTKMKRRAVGIWHCGSCMKTVAGGAWTYNTTSAVTVKSAIRRLKELKDQ, from the coding sequence ATGGCTAAACGCACCAAGAAGGTTGGAATTGTTGGTAAATATGGAACACGTTATGGTGCGTCCCTcagaaaaatggtgaagaaaattgaaattagccAGCATGCCAAGTATACCTGCTCCTTCTGTGGCAAGACCAAAATGAAGAGACGGGCTGTGGGTATCTGGCATTGTGGATCCTGTATGAAAACTGTAGCTGGTGGTGCATGGACCTACAATACCACCTCTGCAGTCACAGTCAAATCTGCCATCAGAAGATTGAAGGAATTGAAAGACCAGTAA